The DNA segment GTATCTGCCGCATCCGGAGCTGTTGGACAGCTTGTTGGCCAACTTGCTAAGTTACATGGATGTCATGTCATCGGAAGTGCTGGGAGTGGACAGAAAGTGAGTATATTTTGTTGAGTTTAGAAGGATCATTACGTATATAATGAAGCATCGATTTGGTAGTTTTATGCAAATTTTACTGATTCTTGATCTTGTTGTAAGGTTGATCTGCTGAAAAGTAAGCTGGGATTTGATGACGCTTTCAACTATAAAGAAGAATCAGATCTTGATGCAGCTCTTAAAAGGTATGTTAAACTGTCAAAAACACACATTCGTTCTTTCTTGGGCAAGCttaggataatttttttaacatttacaTAGTTACTAAAGAAAACTACATCAATGCCCCTTTTTAGACCTGtccttttacattaaaaaagcTATGATAGCCCAACCAGACACTTGAAAAACCTTTTAGTtgctctctgtttttttttttaaaaaaagaaaatttaattgcGTTTTCAGACAAGAAATTCCATCCAGACACTCTCATATGGCATTATTTCTGTATGATCTTACAAACAGATACTTTCCTCAAGGCATTGACATATACTTTGAAAACGTCGGAGGAGCCATGCTTGAGGCTGTGCTCCTTAACATGAGGATTCACGGAAGAATTGCCGTTTGTGGAATGGTTTCTCAGCATAGCTTGTCTGATACACAAGGGACTCGTAACTTGTTCAATCTCGTCATAAAACGCGTGAGGATGCAAGGATTTCTGCAGAGCGATTATCTCCATTTATATCCAAAGTTTCTTGAAGATATCTCTGGACTTTACAAGGAAGGGAAGATAACTTATTTGGAGGACATGGACCAAGGGTTGGAAACTGGTCCTTCTGCATTTGTTGGACTGTTTTCTGGGGAAAACGTAGGCAAGAAAGTAATCTGTGTAGCGCATGAATAATAGCACGTAGTTGAAGGGAAAACTACCAAAATCTTTGTGTAGGTTAAGTCGTCAAAATTCAGTCTTAGTCTCGGAGGTGGTTTTTTCGCTTTTAATGTTCTCGTTCGGCTGTCCGGTTACACTTGAGCAATTTGTTCGTCATACCAGTTATATTGTGTATATCGGGATGAACAATTTGGTGTAATATgacagaaagaaaaaaaatcaacttgCTGGACGATAATTAAATGTATAAAAGACCAACTCTCGATAACTCTGGCTATTTGCCCCCCTAGTTGAGCAAACAAGAGTAGTACCAAATTTTTAGCGTCTTAGGGAtaagatattattttaattgtaattaaatttaacttttttttattactgattgtgtttttttaaaattttttatataacttTAATTTTTCATCCCCAAAGACAAAACAAAATACAGGGGTATAATGTAATTTACTTTAGTGCAGGGGTAAAAGTGTAATTGTAATAAGGCTTTATAAGTAATATTACTTTAGCATAGGGACTAAATGCAATTTTCCCTCAATAAATCCAGTGGATCTAAATTGTAATTTTGCTCAATAAATCTGTGCCAATTCTTTCAGCACAAAAACAAGTGACATTTACATACCGAACGAACAGAACCACATTTGAAGTTTTCATTGTCACTCGAAAATCGTTAGAATCTCACCCCAGAAAATCGTACGattctgtttatttatttatttcgttTTTCTGCTGTAACGTTccatttgtatatcaaacaatcgaAACTTGAAGGCAGAGGGATAAGCGCTTGGCGGAATTTCCGAAGAAATTCTAGCTGAATGATGTGTTTTATTTGCTATACTATCCTCTTCTTAAATTGAATTCTGTACAGTAATTTATAGAGGCTCGTTCAGGTACAATTCGTGGAGTAGTTCGTTGACTATATACTTTCACAAGTAGTTGGCTCTTATGGAAATTTTTTTGCTTTGTTTGTAGTTATCGGGATTCGGTGTAGTATAGATTGGAATGTTTTTCTAGCCTACTCTGAGTGGTTTGTGTGTTGTTTTGTACGTTTTGTTGCTGTGTT comes from the Primulina huaijiensis isolate GDHJ02 chromosome 8, ASM1229523v2, whole genome shotgun sequence genome and includes:
- the LOC140983282 gene encoding 2-alkenal reductase (NADP(+)-dependent) → MGEALGEIVENKQIIFKGYIEGTPKETDMELKLGSTIKLEAPKGSSLILLKNLYLSCDPYMRGRMRNFHGSYIPPFVPGSVIEGLGVSKVLDSDDPNFKPGDIVSGLTGWEEYSLIYKHEHLRKVESDKMPLSYYTGLLGMPGFTAYVGFYEVCDPKKGDYVFVSAASGAVGQLVGQLAKLHGCHVIGSAGSGQKVDLLKSKLGFDDAFNYKEESDLDAALKRYFPQGIDIYFENVGGAMLEAVLLNMRIHGRIAVCGMVSQHSLSDTQGTRNLFNLVIKRVRMQGFLQSDYLHLYPKFLEDISGLYKEGKITYLEDMDQGLETGPSAFVGLFSGENVGKKVICVAHE